DNA from Musa acuminata AAA Group cultivar baxijiao chromosome BXJ1-5, Cavendish_Baxijiao_AAA, whole genome shotgun sequence:
CCTTTGTACAAGTAAGGCTGTTGATTGTATTTATGGTGACACAttcgataaatattttttaagttcatttgtgTTTATGCTATTTCTTTATCATCATAACTAGCAAGTTCTTTTTGTTACTAACTCTTGTGTTCTTTAGGCACATGCTAAAGTTTGTTGATACTGAAGAATTCTATGAGCAGGAAACACCAGTTAAAATAAAGGATATTCCATCTTTGGTTATCATTATAAAGCAGGTATTTTCTGCCGTTAATTTAACACACCACTTCTATTTTTGCTGTTTTGTTTGTTGGGAACTACATAACACATTACATTTTATGTTTAAAATTACCATTTATGTTGTACTGTTGCACTTGATCCCTGTGAGACCATAACACTTCGGTATTAATGTTGGCATGATTTATTTCGACAGGCCTTATGGCAGCTCCTATGGACAATAAATGGGCACGTGTCGTCTCAAAATTCATCTAGATCTCTTCCAGGTGACAAGAAGCTGTCTGTGGAACTAATTAACCGTAAAGCCAGGGTTGCAATGTCTGAGCTTCTGAGCcaggttttttttgttttattttgaatttttgtACAATAATAATCTTTATTTCATGATGGAAGATTTGTGTTGGTTGTCTAAACAGAGATTATTTtgtaatatattattttcttttgattttaaatgtaATGCAGTTGCAAGACTGGAACAGTAGAAGGCAGTTCATGTCTGCTGACGATTTCCATCTTCAAGAAGCAAGGAGTAAAACTTTTGTTTCTCAGGTGAGTTTTTTTGTCTCTTTTCCTAGTTTCCTTTTCCCTTTCTCTTTGGAAGCTTGATTCACACAGTTCTTTCTTTCACCAGGCCTTACTTGGAAATACTCGAGCGTCTGATATATTAAAACAAGCTCCATTCTTAGTGCCATTTACAAGCAGGGTCGAAATTTTCACTGTATGTCTATAAATGCTAAAACACTTCTGTTTTACCTATTAAATTTGGAAGTTGCTAAGGATTTTTCATTAATAACTTATTCACTGGATTGCATGAAATCGCAACTTAATAGAGTTGCATGCAAACTGTTGATATCGATGACCTGAATTAGACAactttgataaattttttatttctaattcAAATTCATCTCGTGCCTCAGTCAGAGTTAGTGGCTTCTAGACAAAGAAGTGGAGCTCATCCTGGTTTAACTAGACTCACTTTCAAAATAAGAAGAAATCGAGTACTTGAAGATGCTTTCGAGCAGCTGAGTACATTATCTGAGGATGATCTTAGAGGACCAGTATGTTGCTTACAACTTATAACTTATTTGATGAGACAATGGAATGTCAATGCAGTAGTTGAATAACTCAATGAATTTGATTCTCTTGAAATTTGTTGATGCCTGCAGATTCGGATATCTTTTGTTAATGAATTTGGAGTTGAGGAGCCTGGGGTTGATGGTGGTGGAATTTTTAAAGATTTTATGGAGAACATAATCCAGGCTGCTTTTGATGTCCAGTTTGGGCTATTCAAGGTTTGTGGTCTAGTTTTGCACCTCTTTGTTGTCAGTAATATTTCTTTTAGTCTTTCTTCTTTACAAAGGTAATGCATGACAATAATATCAAAAACATGCTAATAACTGATTTGCCACTTCTTGATCGAGAATAGCTGGATATTAAAATGGTGAAGCTGGTAGTTGAGCTAGATTATAAAGATAAATTTGGACTACAGGAGTATGGTGATCTTGAATGGTTCTTATGTGAACTTTGCAATGTTCAGAATATGGCAACAATGTTGCTTTTAGATACATAACTTTTGCCCATACATTAATTGACAACGAAagaaactaaaaatattatatgcaATATGTGAATTGGCGTTAGGAAGAGAACCAATAAATTGGTAACTAAATGAGGATTACGACTTGCTTTTCTAGATCTTTTGCATCATGTTAACATTTCTTGATGGGTTAAAGCTTCAACTAAAATACACATCTTATTGTGAGAGTGGGGGCACAACAGATTTGTATTCTTTGTCTTGGTGCTTTTCTCATTTTGTGTTTTCCATTCCTCTTGTAATCTGTTTTAGGAAACACCCGATCATCTTCTGTACCCGAATCCTGGATCAGCATCAGTTCACAAACAACATCTTCAGTTTTTCCATTTTCTTGGGACTCTTCTCgggaaggtactttcattatgtttTCCTGCCCCTTTTTTGCATCTTGTAGAAGTTCGTTCAGTATTTATGTGCCTCTTTGTGTTTGCTTTTTGCTGCATCTGTCATCTTGCATTTTCTGAAATGAAATTGtggtttagttttttttttttcttttaatacctCTCTCATGACAGCATTTTACTATGACAGATGGAATGTTGCCTGCTTGCCATCTATCCATATCTTTTCTAGCACTTCAGCAttctgttttatgttaatgggtaAACTGTGAGATGCAGATTCTAGAAAATCGATAAACCATGTCCAACTTGTCCTGGAGAAGTACATACATTTTGTGTAATACATAAATATGTTAAATTTctgaagaaaattttaattattatgcttaatttttcaaATGATTGGTTCCTTTATACTTGAAAAAGTTAAAATTTGTGTTTGAACTTAgcttttatgattttttactaTTTTGACTTGTGATAATATTACGACAACAGCAACAAATCACAACGTTCCAATTATGGATCAAATTCTCGATCTAATATTGATATTGCTATTGATTGGTGGTTGGAGCCGTATGGTACTGATACGTGGTGGCATACTGACTCTTGGCATGAGTTGGTACCATCAATACCAAACCCTCACCTACGGGAAACAGATAATAGGGAAGGAGGTGGTGAAGGAGATGGTCACATACTGATGGGAGAATGTCAGATGGAGAGAGACTCTTAATGGAGAGAGGAaatagagaagcagaagaagaaataACACAAACAAAGATGTGGCAACTGtaagaaattagaaaaaaatgatACTTGTACATGTCTACTTACTGGCCAATGTGTTTGATACAGCGATTTTACTGAACGGTACAACACTTATCAAATTGAACCAGGCTAAATGTCATGTTTGCGGCTCAGTTGGTTGTCAGACGTGTAAGTACCGGTCTGTATCTATCAGTATGGGTTACATTTTCATTCATGGTCCCTGTAGTTGAGGGCCAGCTACATAGATCCTTTTCAGCAATTGTTCTGTGTGTTGGGAGAAATTTTGATGGTATGACTACaataaaaattttcaatttgATATACATGCTATCATGATTTGATTGTTGCTCCAACTTTTTTGATAATTGATATATTGAATACTTTGGGGCATTTCGGGTTATCTATGATTGATCTTGGGTGCGATTGGCTGATTGGGTTGGCAGCGACAAATTCTTAAAACCATGTATACCCTTTTTTTTCGTTTACAACCTTTTATTTAAGGCGAATTTGGCTTGTTGTTTATTGACCTGCTTAACCACTAGTAATTCATGGTCATGCCACTTACCCATTGTCAGCTCGTTTCCAGTGACAGTGACCTTACCAGGGCCTCCCAGTTGGTTGGGGTGGCCAACAGATAGTCAACCTTGCCAGGAGAGGAGTGTCCACAGCCACAGGCCACATTTTGTTGTCTATTTAAGCGACCACATGCAACCAGTTGCAGTTGTCCCCTGCTGGTTGGTGCAGCTAAAAAACTGGAATCTGCATCACCAGGGAACAGGTGGTGGCTGCAGGTTGCAACGGGCAAAGCCATTGACACCATGGCTTGTTAGCAGTGGCCATTGCTGTGAGCCGACACCTCCACCTGCTGGTGGTAGCTGACAACTCTGGTAGATTGGTGCCGCCAACCTCACGAGTGTTGTTGCTGATCAACTTGAGTGACCAGGGACCATATGTGACTAACCCTGTAAACTGGGAAACACTTTTTGTGTGTAGTGAAGATTTTTGAAGGAATTTATTTCCTGGACAgtgaattttttatttaaaaaaagatcCAACAATatcaataaggtttagaacctagattCTACATTTTGGGTGTTGGACCCATTGGCCCATGAATGGAAGGTCTAGTCTGTGCCGGCATACCAACGCACGACATTGGCATGCACCGCAGTGCAAGAGAGGAGGAAAGGGGGAAAGTAGGAGAAGATAAGGAGGTGGACAAGAAGAGGAAGGCAGGAAGCAGTGATGACGGAGGAGGAAGGAGATAGGAGTCCCAAACGGAGGTGGCTGTCTGTGCGACACGTACAGTGTGCAGGTGTTGGCGTATGGCATTTGGATTGTTTATCAATTGGAACATTGTGCTGATTTTCCAGTTGCTGATGGCGTGGTTTTAAAGTTCCACCACGAGACATGTGCATTGAACAACTTTGAGAGGGTATTGATGAAATTTTCAACTTTAGAAGGTTTCTATAAAATTAGGGGTTCTGTTGCTCTGCTACTAGCTTTTTATCATATTATTGGGTATTCTTATCTAAGAATTTAAACATTAGTTTGTTATTTGTTATGTCTATCTATCAGTATATTTGGTGGTATGCTGACCTGTACCATCTGGTATTatttgaaaaaggaaaaagaaataccAATTGGTACTGGTAATATCGCCTGGTACTGCTCCATACCAACTGTTATTTGAAaccataattattattattatttttttttttagcatcAGTCAGTTTCCAAAATTCCTTACAGTGATCTGTATATGCCTGCTCTGTAAACCtcatgaacttcttttctatagGCTATGTATGAGGGCATCCTTGTGGACATACCATTTGCAACATTCTTCCTTAGCAAATTGAAAGAGAAGTAAGGTTTCAAAACCCTTATTTTACTAGTTCATCTTCTGTTTTCCTGGGGAAATTGTGGTTTTGCAAGAATGAGTTGAATTTTGTTTTATTCATAATTTGTTTTAGAAATTTCCTTCATTGTTGGGCATTTGAGGTATAATGCTATATTGTTGGTGTTCACCTGATGTAGTCTCCCATGTTATAGTACTGAAAATATACGATACATAAAGTAGAATCTTTCTTAACAATCTTATTCAAATATTACTCTCAAAATTGATTATGAAAATTATTTCAAGAAAAAGCTTATGAAAATCTGATGAAGTCGTATACTTTGTTTACTTTAGTTAGTGATATGATTGCTTATGATACTTGTGTTCACTTGGTGTTCACCTGATGTAGTCTCCCATGTTGGTTgtctattattttttatcaagatTTCTTGTATTTGATTATTACTTCGTATATGACTAATGCTAATCTCCTGGCAATTAGGAGCAACTTTTTGCATGACTTGCCTTCACTAGATCCAGAGTTGTATCGGCACCTTCTCTTTTTAAAGGTGAAGGTTTTACTATTGTTTCCTTTTACTTTTGTTAAGTATGTAACTATTACCTCTACGATACATCATATTTTAAATTCTGTTAAGTATGCAACTATTACCTCtaagattcatcattttaataaaTTGTGGTGTTCATATAATTAACGATGTTAAATTTTCATCttttgaactgagatctgatcaaGGAAGGTTATGAAGAAAGTGAGAATATTGGTTACAAATAATTTCGGTGTGATGCCTTAGAAATCCAATATATTGTTGTCTTAACTTCAATATATCTAGATGTCAACACAGATATTCTTTATCGAAGATCTGATATGTATACAATTTAAAGTTTCAAGTACTGGATGGATTGATTGGTCCTGTATGGGACCCATATAGCTTAGAACTGGTTGTTTCTACAGCCTTGCTGTTTTTGATATACCATCTATGTAATAGAATTCAAggcatttaaatttatgaaaacaTCTTAAAACATATTGAAACTCATTCATGAATCAGGTCCTGTTTGAGATGAGTTCATGTAGAACTTTTGGAAAGTTATGTGTGCTATATGTTATCTTCAGTTATATGGTCATGCTGCAAAAGGACTTTAGGCAAAGTATCCTAAATTGAAGCTATTTAGCTTGTTCCTTGCCAACACATAGCAGTTGTTAATTATATAGGCTTACTTTTTTGTACTTTAGTTTTTGCCGATGCTTCCCTCATGTTTGCAAATTTGGGGTTTATGTGTGCAGCATTATAAAGGTGATGTTTCAGAGTTGGAACTGTATTTTGTTGCTGTAAACAATGAATATGGTGATCAAACAGAAGAGGAGCTAATCCCTGGTGGAAAAGATCTGCGTGTTACCAAGGACAACGCTATTGCCTTCATTCATCTTGTTGCAAATTATCGCCTAAATTATCAGGTTCTACTCATTCCATTCCTCGGCTGATTTAGAGGATTTTGGTATGGAACTTTACCTTTTTAATGTGCAGATTCGCACTCAAAGCTTGCATTTTTTACGAGGATTCCAACAACTTGTACAAAAGGAATGGATTGAAATGTTCAATGAACATGAAATTCAGGTACATCATTAACCTAAAGCATTTTACAGTACATTATTGTTGCTACATTTTTGTTTGAATTATTTAATGTGGTTTGTTTTGAGTACAAGCATAGTTAAAATCTCTTGTTTGACAATCTACGTTGGTAAAATCAAGCTAGTGAATTCAATCAGAAGAGGAATCTTATACATTGACTTGGTGTTCTTTCAGCTTTTTATATCAGGGTCGCTTGAAAGCATGAATGTGGATGATCTGCGTTCAAATACCCAGTATACCGGTGGATATCATCATGTAAGATTTTAGTTGATCCAAGATGATATGATTTTTGATCGGAAAAAGAAAATTGCAATTACAGTACACTCTGATGCATTATCATAGACACACCTATAACATTCATGTTGGGTATCTTTGCAGGAACATCAAGTCATTGAGATGTTCTGGGAAGTACTCGAAAGCTTTTCTTTGGAGTATCAGAAGAAATTTCTTAAGTGAGTTTTCCCTTATATTGtgcaattacatatatatatatatatatatatatatatatatatatatatatatatatatatatatataattcttcaaCATATGTTCTGTAGGTCATTTTGCATACCGGTCAAAAAATGTAAATGGAaggatggagaaaaaaaaaatttatatttcatcATTACTGCTTCTGGAAACTGattgaaacaaaaagaacatgttgtgTAATTTTTCAGGTTCGTAACTGGATGTTCTAGAGGTCCACTTCTCGGTTTCAAGTACCTTGAACCGAAATTCTGCATACAAAGGTCTGTTCTagtttttcattctttttttcttttcttttttgttcttttttcaacTGTTCATATTCATTTGGTACGTGGTGATTGATGCTTTTGCTGATTTGTAGGGCTGCTCCCTTGGATGTCACCCAAGAGTATCTTGATCGCTTACCAACGTCAGCCACTTGCATGAATCTGCTGAAGTTACCACCATATCCAAGGTCTTCTTTATAACTTTGCCTATGCAGATCCATCTcagagaaattctattttttaAAGTTCATATTAGAAACTCTTTTGCTTAGATAGTGTTTGATGATATCAATATCAATTTGGCTAACGTTCTCTTTTGCTCACGTGTCTGGTGGTGTTCAGTAAAGATCAAATGCGAACCAAATTGATCTACTCTATAAGTGCAGATGCCGGTTTTGATTTGAGTTGATGAACGATCCCTGCTGCCTGCACAGTTGTAGaatggaagaggaggcagaatCTGTAAATAGATGGTTGTGAGTAGCCTGCACAGTTGTATAGACGTACCCTCCTCCCCCGGGCTTGCACACAGAATTTGTTACATAACAACCAAGTGGAAATGGTCAAACATCTGTGTCCGTTACGAGTCCATTACATGCAGCATGTAAATTTGAtagtcacccaccccccccccccccgtatcATATTCCGCCAGTTAGAAATTTTGCTGAACTGAACAAATTATTAACCTAAAATGGAGAATAATTAATTATAGTGATCATTTTAtctgcaaagaaaagaaaaggccaGTGGGTGTAGTCACCATGGACGATGACAAAATGTTAGTGTACGTGTAGTCATCTCAGGTAGACCACCTGAACATAAGATCGTAAAATTAGATGGATTATGTTCGTTAGTGTCAAAAAAAACACTTTTTTTGTTTGATCAATTCAAATAGCAAACAGCTGACAAACACAACAAGTACATCAATATAAAGCCCGAATCCCATGGTGAGAAACTAGAAGAGAGaatatgtaaattttttaattcaaatccttaccttattttttttctaaaatattttttttttctccatcacCAATCTATATGCATCTACACTACAAGCTGGAAGAACGTAAGGACGTCAACTTCAGTCGACTTGCATTCTAGTTTAAAACGACAGCTGTTAAATGCAATAACTCTATGATGCAAATACtttgagaagtgatgactaaaatCAGCCAAAGGTCAGCAAAAATATCCTAGTCCTCATAGTTTCCAGATAATAGATTTAACATATAAATATGCATTAGAACACAATGTTTATGTACTTGCAACAGGGGAATCAGAAAGCAGAAGCTTATTTGACATAGGTTAGATCCCATCAGCTCTCTTAGACAATTTTGACAGTAGAATGGCTTTTCCCTCATATATTCAGTGCCGTTTTAGAGGGTCAATAAGAATCTCACTTTAgtcgtgttttttttttttttttttttttttttttttttttgtttcctgaGGGGCATGAAGTTAAGATTCTAAGCAAATGCTAGCACAGATAGGGACATAGCAAAAGATCAATTGAATCCAGATCAAGTCAATTTGAACTGTGCCATTATTTATAATGCTCACcataggcaaaaaaaaaaaaaacgagttTCTTAAGTTTTTGAGCCTCTAAGAACCAAATCTTCAAAACCAGATGTCCAAACTTATATATTAAATAAGCCTCTTCAAGGCATACAAAAGACGAGGTCTCTTTCACATCCAAATGTAGTTGTTCTACGTATTATTTTCTGTCAGAACTTAGTAATATATGACACACCAACTATGGACTTGAATGGACAACTTTCATCAGGAAATGTATCAAAACTAATCTTATATTGGAACAATGCAGATTGTGAGAATTGACGAGTCACATATATGGCCCACCGTTTCCATTTTTTGCTGAACCAATTTTGGTTGAAAGGAACAAAAGACAAGATCAAAGCAAAATCAGTCAATCAGTACTGCCCAAGGTTGGCTGAAAGCATCTGGGAACTAACCAAGTTGGTAGAAGCAAATCGGGTCCAAGCAAAATTAGCTAAAACCAGCAAAAATTGGCCAAACATGATAATATCAGCTGACAAATGGTTTGAATAAGTTCACGGTTCCAATCAAACCTCACTGGTTCCCTTTTGCTGATGTTTAAAGGGTTGTAATATCTGTTTATAGGCCTGTATTGATTGACAAATTCTAAAAGTTCACAAAAGGCCTCTTCGAAATCAAAACAAAATCAAGCCAATCAGCACTGGACAAGGTTTGCTGAAAGCAACTAGGACCAAACCAAGTTGGTTGAAGCAAATTAGGTCCAAACGAAATTAGCTAAAAGCAGCTGATATTGCTCgaaaaaaagataaatcagcTGAAAACAGTTCAAATAAGTTCCAAGTGGTTCATCCGATTCATTGTGCTAGTCTTCTAAAAGTTATGGCATCCATTCATAGGCATGGTAATTCTAACTGGGTCGATTGataattctgaagttttgagcaaATAATTAGTCCGTTGAAGACCGAAACAAAGTCATCCAATAAGTACTGGGCAAATTTTGTTGAAAGCAAAGCCAAGAGTTATGGCAACTATTTAGCAGCCTGAATATTTTTATTGGATTGATTGACAATTGGCCAAGTTGAATTTGGGTAATACATTTTTAACGATCTTAAGAGTTTTAAATATTTTCATTGTCATGTTAGTGGCTGTTTTACAAGGTCAACCAGAAGTCCCACATGAGTTGCTTGTGCTTTTATTTTTATGTACTACTTAACACATATCAGATTGGAGTCATTATGAAAACTATTAACACTTGGTATTAGGATCAAAGCCTATCTAAAAACTATTAATACATATCAGATTGGAGTCATTATGAAAACAAGTTTTGGATGATCTTACGCAAGATCACTTAAGTTTACGAAATTTCCTGTTACTTAAAACTATTAACATTTGGTATTAGGATCAAAGCCTATCTAAAACCAGTTCACATGAGATATATATGTGACCAAGAATAACTAGCATCCAATTCTCTCCCTTATTATACTAACCCACTAGCTTTCATTTGCATTTGGCTCCTCAACCACAGATTACCATGTAATGGATACATTAAGTGGCATGCATTCTAACAAAACCTAGTTATACATCACATAAATTCAAGTCTAGACTAATTATGAATCCATAATTCTTGTTGTAGAACCCAATTCTATGATCTGTTTGATGTGAACTTCTGACCACTTTATTAGTCCATTCTAAACTTATCTAAAATCTTTATTTGGAGAATAACCAACAGCCTCTAGGTAGCTCATAAAAGGACATTCCAACCTTAAAGAAACATGACATGAAACATCAGCATTAAAGTACATTTTAACAGGACAATCTAACTTGAAGAATAGCAAATTTCTTGATGTAAATATTACATCTTAGAAGCGAtctttgatcctaacaaattaaaGCTACACTGATGAAGAAAATAGCCAAAAATTTTGAACATAGACTCGGAAACATTTCTCCTTAAAACCTCCATGAGGCCTTGATAACTTAAAGAGATCTACTCTATCAATGACAATGACAAGATAAAGTTGAAGTCAGCATGAATTCTAGCATTTAATCTGACAGGCAACAGCGCACCTCCTTAGTTATTTGCAGAACGTGCTTATGTTCACGAAAACAAAATGTTATATAGAAATCCTGAAAATCTCCTGCGTTTATTTAAAGGAAGCAGCACAACCTTCTTGCTTTTGGTTTGAGATTTTAGGGTTCTTTAATCTGAAAGGAATAGTTGCGTCTTCTTAATCAATTATAAGTCACCTCATCGGAACATAGTGGCTATGGTTGTCATCGCATATTATTGGACCCAAAAAGAATTTTACCGGCTCATACAACAACGCCGTACTAAGGTTAAGAGATAAAGAACCACAAACCCGACCACGAAGCGGTATAATGTTTACAAGTAAATGCAAAACCAAGAAGGGCAAGAGGTGCAAGACGATCGAATTGGTCGACAAGAAAAGGATCTCCTTATAGATGGCTCAAATATAGGATCAAGAAACCCAAGAAACGAACCAGATGATCAACTCGTCACGCACAAGAAATGCCCTATGCCCTAAAATTGTGTGgttacaagaaaaagaaaaggttagaagagagggaagaaaagGGAGGAAACCTTTCCCAGTCGATGTTGGTCTCGGAGCCGACGACTCTGCTTTCTTGGAGATCGCTTCTTCGTGTTCTTTGTCACCACAGTACTGTGGCACCACAGTACTCTGATGGGGGGACCCCAGCAAGATGTACAGGGATCTCCGTGTTCTTTGTCTCGGGCGAGACAGGTGATCTCCATCTTGTGGCAGCAACATGATTTCCAAGAGGGAGGATGAACAGAAGAAAGTAGCTTAACAGACCAACATCACAACCATGCATGCAGGAATATTTAAGCACTGAATTGTAGACCATCTCATGTAAAATGCAATGTGTGAATCAAGTTGAATATATTATTACCCTCATAAAAGTTGCATAGTAGACTCTGAATCAGCTTCATTTTGTTCTGTTCCAGCATGCATCTGCTATAATCTTATTAGTTGTAGGTACCTTGGCTTACATTTTTGAGCTGCAATGTTAGTCTGGCAACCCTGCGTGCTCAAGGAGGTTGATCAACGGGGAAAACCACTTACAATTCTCTTCATAAAAGTGCTGAGAAATTGGGTGGTGAAGATGAGAGCACAAAGCACATCAATGACTTTGAAGAGTGAAGTGAACTAAAGACAAATGCAGAATTATATATATTGGCAGCATTACTAGTTCATCTTGAAGAGTGAAGTGAACTAAAGACAAACTCATTACCTGAAAGAATTGGCATGAAGTTAGTCTTTCGGCAATATGTACATGAGACAGAGTTCTTCCCGACTTTCTTCCTTGTTTCTGCTATGACCAGAAGAATGATATGTAAATCTCTTAGACAAACCACACATTCTCCAGCTCAGCTAGAGCTCCATATTAGATCATCGAGCAACTTCTAAGAAAACTTCAGCAGGCATTTGCATTCGGTGACTTGAATCAACATGAAGACAGCATATAATTGCACATTTGCAAAAAACTAATTATTGGAATTTAACATATTATCATTTCTAATGCTGCTAAAATCTCACCAATTAAAAGAAAGTTTACATGTACTGGGTATTCTACACAAGTACAGCAACAGAAGAACACAAAATGAAGGAAAGTAGAAATCATATGGTTGTATCAAAGCATTTGGGTGGACAAGTGTACAAAACCAAACTGATCTTGTTTCATGAATCACCTTCACCATCAGACATATATTGGTTTAAATATTCAGGAAAATAAAAAGTTCATCCCAGCTATAATATCAAAGGATAATGCATATCCCTAAAGAATctgcaaaagaacaaaaaaaaggttTGTGAGATTCTTTTTAAGGAAAAAAAGAGGGTACATCTGCATTTATGTTAACAGATATCTCTAGGATTACATGCCCAAcagaatatatttatttatatatgtataaatgaatatatgtatacacacgcgtttgtgtgtgcgcgcgcgctaGGAATGCATTTTGACCATGTCTTATTCCTTAGAGCCCTCATTGTTATTTGGACATGTAGCAATTAATAAAGTTTGCCTGTAATAAAGTTTGCCTATAGGTtatgtatatacatttgtatgtatgtatacacacacacacacacacatatatatgtatatatatacatatatgtatatgtatgtatgtatgtatatacatatacacaaatacatatacatatacatagacacatatatatatatacatatacatatacataaacacatatatatatatacatagacacacacacacacacacacacacacacatatatatatatgtatatatatatatatatatgtatatatatgtatatatatatatatatgtatatatatgtatatatatatatgtatatatatatatatacatatatatatacatatacatatatatatttttttttattttttttgtgtgtgtgtgtgtgctagGATTGCATTTTGACCTTGACTTATACCTTAGAGCCTCATTGTTATTTGGACATGTGGCAATTAATAAAGTTTGCCTGTAGGTTATCTTTGGGGAATCTTTCTCTGATACTCTTTTGCAACTTTTGCAAATCGTTCCAAGCCTTGTGCAAGTAATCCTTCAAGGAATGGTTTAAGCGCCTGTAGAGATCCAAGCAAGAATTCTTTAATTTTAGGAAGA
Protein-coding regions in this window:
- the LOC103986488 gene encoding E3 ubiquitin-protein ligase UPL6 isoform X2 is translated as MFFTGDASTRKRVDLGGRSSKESDRQVLLEQARLDRKRRLVHRQQTSAAIKIQKCFRGMKDVKMARTEVRQQFHVTYGDRGEKADWHCFGPDSEFLRQLLFFFTANNISDVTLLVEACRLLLQYRQQSGNIVTLFAGLDYPLKRSLVDLRVKKLAYACLQAIFHNRNHYKDKLLMPSTSSYWPTVALFETVAFLTNPELPWNCIVIDYLLERKVFSLLRCIILAGVQDVKSPELHVSASALEHVLISLVSHVGQQPCQCSNADPRWSFSLQILSIPFLWHHLPFFKEGLGRYYIHQMANFLPSHAGVLPDDILQEYPGHACLLGNLLEVAGVVLSDPSSTYHTAIDFLTVSTFLLEVLPSVDSSPVQKPVDDELTMDDEVLSPDLQKQISSSIDSCLLQHLVNALLKATCPTGYSDKTWPSNIEVEAISAVCTFLHVTFCTLPHELIMTLLAYRTELLPALWNYIKRCHENQRWSFSSKLTAHIPGDTPGWLLPLAVFCPLYKHMLKFVDTEEFYEQETPVKIKDIPSLVIIIKQALWQLLWTINGHVSSQNSSRSLPGDKKLSVELINRKARVAMSELLSQLQDWNSRRQFMSADDFHLQEARSKTFVSQALLGNTRASDILKQAPFLVPFTSRVEIFTSELVASRQRSGAHPGLTRLTFKIRRNRVLEDAFEQLSTLSEDDLRGPIRISFVNEFGVEEPGVDGGGIFKDFMENIIQAAFDVQFGLFKETPDHLLYPNPGSASVHKQHLQFFHFLGTLLGKAMYEGILVDIPFATFFLSKLKEKSNFLHDLPSLDPELYRHLLFLKHYKGDVSELELYFVAVNNEYGDQTEEELIPGGKDLRVTKDNAIAFIHLVANYRLNYQIRTQSLHFLRGFQQLVQKEWIEMFNEHEIQLFISGSLESMNVDDLRSNTQYTGGYHHEHQVIEMFWEVLESFSLEYQKKFLKFVTGCSRGPLLGFKYLEPKFCIQRAAPLDVTQEYLDRLPTSATCMNLLKLPPYPSKDQMRTKLIYSISADAGFDLS
- the LOC103986488 gene encoding E3 ubiquitin-protein ligase UPL6 isoform X1: MFFTGDASTRKRVDLGGRSSKESDRQVLLEQARLDRKRRLVHRQQTSAAIKIQKCFRGMKDVKMARTEVRQQFHVTYGDRGEKADCRHCFGPDSEFLRQLLFFFTANNISDVTLLVEACRLLLQYRQQSGNIVTLFAGLDYPLKRSLVDLRVKKLAYACLQAIFHNRNHYKDKLLMPSTSSYWPTVALFETVAFLTNPELPWNCIVIDYLLERKVFSLLRCIILAGVQDVKSPELHVSASALEHVLISLVSHVGQQPCQCSNADPRWSFSLQILSIPFLWHHLPFFKEGLGRYYIHQMANFLPSHAGVLPDDILQEYPGHACLLGNLLEVAGVVLSDPSSTYHTAIDFLTVSTFLLEVLPSVDSSPVQKPVDDELTMDDEVLSPDLQKQISSSIDSCLLQHLVNALLKATCPTGYSDKTWPSNIEVEAISAVCTFLHVTFCTLPHELIMTLLAYRTELLPALWNYIKRCHENQRWSFSSKLTAHIPGDTPGWLLPLAVFCPLYKHMLKFVDTEEFYEQETPVKIKDIPSLVIIIKQALWQLLWTINGHVSSQNSSRSLPGDKKLSVELINRKARVAMSELLSQLQDWNSRRQFMSADDFHLQEARSKTFVSQALLGNTRASDILKQAPFLVPFTSRVEIFTSELVASRQRSGAHPGLTRLTFKIRRNRVLEDAFEQLSTLSEDDLRGPIRISFVNEFGVEEPGVDGGGIFKDFMENIIQAAFDVQFGLFKETPDHLLYPNPGSASVHKQHLQFFHFLGTLLGKAMYEGILVDIPFATFFLSKLKEKSNFLHDLPSLDPELYRHLLFLKHYKGDVSELELYFVAVNNEYGDQTEEELIPGGKDLRVTKDNAIAFIHLVANYRLNYQIRTQSLHFLRGFQQLVQKEWIEMFNEHEIQLFISGSLESMNVDDLRSNTQYTGGYHHEHQVIEMFWEVLESFSLEYQKKFLKFVTGCSRGPLLGFKYLEPKFCIQRAAPLDVTQEYLDRLPTSATCMNLLKLPPYPSKDQMRTKLIYSISADAGFDLS